In the Cydia splendana chromosome 2, ilCydSple1.2, whole genome shotgun sequence genome, one interval contains:
- the LOC134799835 gene encoding uncharacterized protein LOC134799835, which translates to MDEEGEDVALFVQSRKGHTILQYGGHRYRKAYRSKHGIRWNCSTDKGCPAFLYLNDNDEIIMSNKIHRHSLPFNENIDTDQTDTAVVITSRKGKEMLLFRQYTYRRQYTKPNRTRWVCSTLKNCRACVFTDDDNFITSAFEEHCHNPPKYYLKPDHVLGAIREPLVDS; encoded by the exons ATGGATGAAGAAGGCGAAGATGTCGCTCTATTCGTGCAATCTCGCAAAGGACACACGATACTTCAATATGGCGGCCATAGATACAGAAAGGCGTACAGGTCTAAACATGGCATTAGATGGAACTGTTCCACAGACAAAGGATGCCCGGCGTTCCTTTATCTGAATGACAATGATGAAATCATCATGTCCAATAAGATTCACCGGCACAGCCTACCGTTCAATGAGAATATTGACACGGATCAAACTG ATACTGCAGTCGTCATCACATCTCGTAAAGGCAAGGAGATGCTTCTCTTCCGCCAATACACCTACCGTCGGCAATACACCAAACCCAACAGGACACGATGGGTGTGCTCCACGCTCAAGAACTGCAGGGCTTGTGTCTTCACAGATGACGATAACTTCATCACTTCAGCTTTTGAAGAGCACTGCCATAATCCCCCTAAATATTACCTTAAACCGGATCATGTTCTAGGAGCTATTAGGGAGCCCCTTGTTGATAGTTag